In Salmo trutta chromosome 37, fSalTru1.1, whole genome shotgun sequence, the following proteins share a genomic window:
- the znf576.1 gene encoding zinc finger protein 576, tandem duplicate 1 isoform X2, producing the protein MVEPPVVEAGTKSVMERLTQPVETVEQTEVEEQPILTESAAPEESELGQPEDAQKETHVDDVAASDRKNIPPKKNRMEPLKMDMSRPPKMVTPLTSSQISLQCLECHIIFSDHKSKERHLKQSHPAEYEQCMLGDALFACYVCDRQFTNSSDLMLHQRAHTEKTPFKCPICGEAFSRSSELTLHKKHHFGLYGYTCSDCGKPCKTLTLLKYHRRTHTGERPYVCKECGKRFSMSKALQKHALAHSPEGMKGECGGITPLTKAQLKKNSGTAVVKLSCSVCKATFKTAKTRLHHMKHKHNLCVTAPSSSSSITLAGQQVKPGQPIITQVPMGQPTFLHMEPLGPFQQVDNIDTEQIRKLIESLGNVRKVNQVVILGQVPPHGQPLALQRLQGKREHLQLCFTQPQFIELKKSGGGETKSMGLEQAKPQCQSLEPIITLEPVILDGQMETPLLSHTQEVAYAEHAGLTQTQMIPQRLLGQTVEVNTMIQTVSVEQVFCHSETVELRETTEQSQTVVLEVTPSLIPTLELEQTQTDQQGLMSASSLPTFLFERTSGQNQRVQEGNISVPSLIPTVELKLTPLKTDQQEELSTSSLVPTVKFAQTPPGQTSHVGEMATQMETLQLDKIYSSIGQTQQTGIGQRRSVEKPLVENTENDQPHILEKPCEGNKQTSQEQLQTLIDKSASNNALNSREIQPRTQTSEIFPPPSETKAPQSSQLPVHLMSVQEFVKVRKRKQPKNSIMQGNMQQQTVELKEKPAKRPRAKKAHLVVKFGPKEKQKPKNQKKLPQPSKLLQKGDQIQDMNQMRVSTLPENKLSLKVGKEKKVKKKNNISKSKIKSPSILCDPHVQQVLQVDEQVQQVKPRKKVKKLKYVISETSEQICAEPISEQEVIAPPKPKKKKQQEDQPKKTKGQKLSKTGRKKKKPNVEASPISEDMPDPEIKQQSLLLLKGHKQPQLKVYKLDASKAPQGQTDLHQDTHFIHKKKGPKSKQLKMLAAGGKRRVGRPKKNHTALSVLAPLKTTSHSSDTSPTNPKTSRKRKAQKVETEGIISGSHSRRALECKDCGERFSDVSSLQEHKAALHAVESPGLTYTNGNIFEGVSRSDLGQSPLKVTEEVIENSLRQNTFGMQVASDWDVEMGEIGLGERGERVSFPALNPSPSLPLAAALVQGGQKERKKSINKTTEGMESFSRMAPNSNPSCTPPQVQFPCLAKSDKVQPPLFESLSPPHLTPIAPLHSCHQTEDTKSESQGNMNYTADALIPTVSGFEHLGHIEDEIKEELLLEVDLVTVGDGDQNDGEHQSSPHEDSSPNEGSSLHENNHTHALPAHALIENVNRTVTTQNVQTESCPSDPLEIKQEEEEIMVQRREVEKRGVGRKNYTRGRRRGVGRGRRGSATRKGLGGHGMREMEPEKEGDECQVVYQLYSLNNDTEIKDEADVTTLHPGQSSPISLQTEIRSISEQNMLTAPCPSGSCISPLEEDPEDQVVFELESVTTSVVEVLKTEDGMVMKGVAGDQDDRDTGQSPGIILERFLTSRQSEAAVGENGVVLMADLRGQEVKVEENTSDLVPVPHTSHARHTVEQRGVRMYLVKQENNLVLNDPQVSQGQSQLNVEQSSTRQCIFYPVKEERELLEEPSQSEQGVTALVEPGEAGLNHPVETLSTTNPAVEEYEVNRSTAKFGSEMNEYGEGDLDFEQQDTEELVDFLLQNSDEVESEVVECSDPQPDPEAVVMACYHDSQSHASLHSNDIPYNLPTTESQAHSGSMGGSQTGTGYRKPIDYFSKYFGWDAWAEIARCTNKVSHLSNPVTAKEVAQFVGIHIAMGTLKFPSLKLYWQDFTRVPLVADTMSASRFSQLACKLQLASPAPAGDPTDTQEAGHSGNPDGPKEGDTTRNQLRALHTPANPTVGTTRGELDGSGHTLTRGHSQIQALSSKSVSAKSTTSTIPHSIWQRCGDIPSSQDCFSFKTDPLWRVRPLMDHVRAGYLMLRREGDHGVDQYPLPLTCRAVNNKRPSLHSTVLVRSDGLIIDFNLSLDLSNKEATVEKMVPRDGMVYLCKQELSTPAMLEHLLGSGVHGAGKVGGAKGQMGDEFVSSDGRLMLHRYHLGFILCTVGKAQQNMASLVDSFEKAQKAASLNRDLRNLYHSPLSASAPSSWPQAVLWYLADLALVNSWMQYRQDHVPLPEPLNLMAFRLEVSKALILSSGSDTQDSAPPHPPPQKLHSPGTAPDPGLLQDSPLPDVATRYDGSGHWPEQLGEGEGGRCRFGGCERLSRVRCLKCCVFLCISHNHNCFLNFHSQESF; encoded by the exons ATGGTTGAACCTCCAGTCGTGGAGGCAGGAACCAAGTCGGTCATGGAGCGCTTGACACAGCCAGTGGAGACAGTTGAACAAACAGAAGTCGAGGAACAACCAATACTTACAG AGTCTGCTGCTCCTGAAGAGTCGGAACTGGGCCAACCTGAGGATGCGCAGAAGGAGACGCATGTGGATGACGTGGCCGCTAGTGACAGAAAAAATATTCCCCCCAAGAAGAACAGAATGGAGCCACTCAAGATGGACATGTCCAGGCCACCAAAAATGGTGACACCTCTCACAT ctTCCCAGATCTCTCTGCAGTGCCTGGAGTGTCACATCATCTTCAGTGACCACAAGAGCAAAGAGCGTCACCTCAAGCAGAGTCACCCGGCAGAGTACGAGCAGTGCATGCTGGGGGATGCCCTGTTTGCCTGCTACGTCTGTGACCGGCAATTCACTAACTCCAGTGATCTCATGCTTCATCAGCGTGCACACACGGAAAAGACGCCCTTCAAGTGCCCCATCTGTGGTGAGGCCTTCAGCCGCTCCTCTGAGCTCACCCTCCATAAGAAGCATCACTTTGGTCTGTACGGGTACACCTGCTCAGACTGTGGAAAACCCTGCAAGACACTCACCTTACTGAAGTATCACCGCCGCACGCACACAGGGGAGAGGCCCTATGTCTGTAAGGAGTGTGGCAAGAGGTTTAGCATGTCCAAGGCCCTCCAGAAACACGCACTAGCGCATTCGCCGGAAGGAATGAAAGGAGAATGTGGAGGGATCACACCACTGACGAAGGCACAGCTAAAGAAGAATAGTG GCACTGCAGTGGTAAAATTGTCCTGCTCCGTGTGCAAGGCAACCTTCAAGACTGCCAAGACACGGCTGCATCACATGAAACACAAGCACAACCTGTGTGTTACAgcacccagcagcagcagcagcatcacacTAGCTGGTCAACAGGTGAAGCCAGGTCAGCCCATCATAACCCAGGTTCCTATGGGCCAGCCAACCTTTCTCCACATGGAACCCCTTGGGCCCTTCCAGCAGGTGGACAACATAGACACTGAACAAATCCGGAAACTAATCGAGTCTTTGGGGAACGTGCGCAAAGTGAACCAGGTGGTGATACTGGGACAGGTACCGCCACACGGTCAGCCATTGGCTCTACAGCGgctacagggaaagagagagcattTGCAACTCTGTTTTACTCAACCACAGTTTATAGAGCTGAAAAAGTCTGGGGGTGGAGAGACTAAGTCAATGGGACTGGAACAGGCAAAGCCACAATGTCAATCGCTGGAACCAATTATTACATTGGAACCTGTAATATTAGATGGACAAATGGAGACCCCATTActttcacacacacaggaagttgCATACGCTGAGCATGCTGGATTAACACAAACGCAGATGATTCCTCAGCGGTTACTTGGTCAGACAGTTGAAGTGAACACTATGATTCAGACTGTGTCAGTGGAACAGGTGTTCTGTCACAGTGAAACAGTTGAGCTCAGGGAAACGACTGAACAAAGTCAAACGGTTGTGTTGGAAGTCACTCCCTCACTGATACCAACTCTGGAATTGGAACAGACTCAAACCGATCAACAAGGACTTATGTCTGCTTCCTCACTACCAACATTTCTATTTGAACGGACTTCTGGACAGAATCAAAGGGTTCAGGAGGGAAATATCTCTGTCCCATCGCTCATACCAACAGTGGAGTTAAAGCTGACGCCATTAAAAACTGATCAGCAGGAAGAACTCTCCACTTCCTCATTGGTACCAACAGTTAAGTTTGCACAAACTCCTCCTGGACAAACAAGCCATGTAGGAGAGATGGCCACACAGATGGAAACATTACAGTTAGATAAGATCTATTCCAGTATTGGACAGACACAACAGACAGGAATAGGACAGCGAAGATCAGTTGAGAAACCTCTTGTAGAAAACACAGAGAATGACCAGCCGCACATTTTGGAAAAGCCTTGTGAAGGAAATAAACAGACATCACAAGAGCAGTTGCAGACACTGATAGATAAGTCTGCTTCTAACAACGCACTGAACAGCAGAGAGATACAACCTCGTACTCAGACGTCAGAAATATTCCCTCCGCCCTCAGAGACAAAGGCGCCACAGAGTTCACAACTGCCTGTGCATTTGATGTCGGTACAAGAATTTGTAAAAGTGAGGAAGAGAAAGCAGCCGAAGAACTCTATAATGCAAGGAAATATGCAACAGCAGACGGTTGAGTTGAAAGAGAAGCCTGCCAAACGACCAAGAGCAAAGAAAGCTCATCTTGTCGTGAAGTTTGGTCCTAAAGAGAAACAAAAGCCTAAAAACCAGAAGAAGCTTCCACAACCATCTAAGCTGCTTCAGAAAGGAGACCAGATTCAGGATATGAACCAAATGCGTGTCTCAACTCTACCTGAAAATAAATTGTCCTTAAAGGTTGGTAAAGAAAAAAAAGTCAAGAAGAAAAACAATATTTCCAAGTCAAAAATCAAATCCCCATCTATATTGTGTGACCCACATGTGCAGCAAGTCTTGCAGGTAGACGAGCAGGTTCAGCAAGTGAAGCCGAGGAAGAAAGTAAAAAAGCTAAAATATGTAATTAGTGAGACTTCTGAGCAGATTTGCGCTGAGCCGATTAGCGAGCAAGAGGTGATCGCTCCACCCAAGCCAAAAAAGAAAAAGCAGCAGGAGGACCAGCCTAAGAAAACAAAGGGGCAAAAGCTGTCAAAAACggggagaaagaaaaagaaaccGAATGTGGAAGCAAGCCCAATATCAGAAGATATGCCCGACCCTGAAATAAAGCAACAGTCCCTACTCCTACTGAAGGGTCACAAACAGCCCCAATTGAAAGTTTACAAATTAGATGCCTCAAAAGCCCCCCAAGGTCAAACAGATCTCCATCAAGACACCCATTTCATCCATAAGAAGAAAGGGCCAAAAAGCAAGCAACTAAAAATGCTAGCTGCTGGAGGGAAAAGAAGAGTAGGGAGACCCAAAAAGAACCACACAGCGCTCTCTGTGTTGGCTCCTTTAAAGACTACGTCTCATTCTTCTGACACATCTCCAACCAATCCAAAGACCAGCAGGAAACGTAAGGCCCAAAAAGTGGAGACAGAGGGGATCATCAGTGGCTCTCATTCCCGGCGAGCCCTTGAATGTAAGGACTGTGGAGAGAGGTTCTCTGACGTCTCGTCCCTCCAGGAGCACAAGGCAGCCTTGCATGCAGTGGAGAGCCCTGGTCTCACCTACACTAACGGCAACATCTTTGAGGGTGTTTCTAGGTCAGATCTAGGCCAGTCTCCACTAAAAGTGACTGAAGAGGTCATTGAAAATTCATTGCGTCAAAACACGTTTGGAATGCAGGTAGCATCTGACTGggatgtggagatgggagagatagggttgggagaaagaggggagcgAGTCTCTTTCCCAGCCCTAAAcccttccccctctctgcctctggCTGCTGCGCTTGTTCAAGGTGGACAGAAGGAAAGGAAGAAGAGCATTAATAAAACTACAGAGGGGATGGAATCATTTTCTCGTATGGCTCCAAATTCAAATCCATCTTGCACCCCTCCACAAGTTCAATTCCCTTGTCTGGCCAAATCTGACAAGGTCCAACCCCCGCTGTTCGAGAGTCTTTCGCCTCCTCACCTCACACCCATAGCCCCCCTCCACAGTTGTCACCAAACGGAGGACACTAAGTCAGAGAGTCAGGGCAATATGAATTACACTGCTGATGCTCTCATACCTACTGTTTCTGGATTTGAGCACCTAGGGCATATTGAGGATGAAATTAAAGAGGAGTTACTACTTGAGGTGGATTTGGTCACTGTTGGGGATGGGGACCAAAATGATGGGGAACACCAGAGCTCACCTCATGAAGACAGTTCACCAAATGAGGGATCCAGCCTTCATGAAAACAACCACACTCATGCACTACCTGCACATGCTCTgattgaaaatgtgaatagaacTGTAACAACACAAAATGTACAGACCGAATCCTGCCCCTCTGACCCGCTGGAGATCAAGCAAGAAGAGGAGGAGATTATGGTGCAGAGGAGAGAAGTGGAAAAGAGGGGAGTGGGAAGAAAGAATTACACCAGGGGCAGGAGAAGAGGAGTTGGCCGTGGGAGGAGAGGTTCAGCCACAAGGAAGGGTCTAGGAGGACATGGCATGAGAGAAATGGAACCAGAGAAAGAAGGGGATGAATGTCAGGTAGTCTACCAGCTGTATTCACTCAATAATGATACTGAAATCAAGGATGAAGCAGATGTCACTACTCTCCATCCTGGTCAGTCATCTCCCATCAGTTTACAGACCGAGATCAGATCTATCTCTGAGCAAAACATGCTAACAGCTCCATGTCCATCTGGATCCTGCATCTCACCACTTGAGGAGGACCCAGAGGATCAGGTAGTGTTTGAGCTAGAGTCAGTCACCACCAGTGTAGTGGAGGTGTTGAAGACTGAAGATGGGATGGTGATGAAGGGCGTAGCAGGGGACCAGGACGACAGGGACACTGGCCAATCCCCAGGCATCATACTGGAGAGGTTCCTCACCTCAAGGCAGAGCGAGGCAGCAGTGGGGGAGAATGGAGTGGTGCTCATGGCAGACTTGAGAGGTCAGGAGGTCAAGGTGGAGGAGAACACCTCCGATTTGGTTCCCGTGCCACACACCTCTCATGCCAGACACACAGTGGAGCAGAGGGGGGTCAGGATGTATCTCGTGAAGCAGGAAAACAACCTGGTTTTGAATGATCCCCAGGTTAGTCAAGGTCAATCCCAATTGAATGTGGAGCAGAGCAGTACCAGGCAGTGCATATTCTAcccagtgaaggaggagagggagcttCTGGAGGAGCCATCTCAAAGTGAGCAGGGGGTAACAGCGCTGGTGGAGCCTGGAGAGGCCGGACTCAACCATCCAGTGGAGACTCTATCCACTACCAACCCTGCAGTAGAGGAGTATGAGGTGAACAGGAGCACAGCAAAGTTTGGATCTGAGATGAATGAGTATGGAGAAG GTGACCTGGACTTTGAGCAGCAAGACACTGAGGAGCTTGTTGATTTCCTACTTCAGAATTCTGACGAAGTGGAGTCAGAGGTTGTTGAATGTTCTGACCCGCAGCCTGACCCTGAGGCTGTAGTTATGGCCTGTTACCATGACAGCCAAAGCCATGCCTCACTGCATTCAAATGATATACCATACAA CTTGCCAACCACAGAAAGCCAGGCTCATTCAGGATCTATGGGAGGGTCCCAGACAGGAACTGGCTACAGGAAACCAATTGATTACTTCTCCAAATATTTTGGTTGGGATGCTTGGGCTGAGATTGCCCGGTGCACAAATAAAGTGTCCCATCTATCGAACCCAGTGACAGCAAAAGAGGTGGCCCAGTTTGTCGGAATCCACATTGCCATGGGAACATTGAAG TTCCCCAGTCTCAAGCTGTATTGGCAGGACTTCACCAGGGTGCCTCTGGTTGCTGACACCATGTCTGCCTCCCGCTTCTCCCAACTCGCCTGCAAACTGCAACTGGCATCTCCAGCGCCAGCAGGGGATCCCACGGACACCCAGGAAGCTGGACACAGTGGTAATCCAGACGGGCCTAAGGAGGGAGACACTACACGCAATCAACTCAGAGCTTTACACACCCCAGCTAACCCTACAGTTGGCACAACTAGAGGTGAACTGGATGGCAGCGGCCACACACTTACACGCGGCCACAGTCAAATACAAGCTCTCAGCTCCAAGTCTGTGTCTGCAAAATCCACAACATCCACAATCCCTCACAGCATTTGGCAGAGGTGTGGGGAcataccatccagccaggactgTTTTAGTTTTAAAACTGACCCCCTTTGGAGGGTTAGACCGTTAATGGACCACGTTCGGGCCGGATACCTGATGCTGAGAAGAGAGGGTGACCATGGAGTCGATCAATACCCTCTCCCTTTGACATGTAGAGCGGTCAACAACAAGCGGCCCTCCTTGCACAGCACTGTCTTAGTTAGATCTGACGGTCTGATCATAGATTTCAACCTTAGTCTGGATCTCTCCAACAAAGAGGCCACTGTTGAGAAAATGGTGCCcagagatgggatggtgtatctctGCAAGCAGGAGCTCTCTACCCCTGCCATGTTGGAGCACCTCCTTGGTTCTGGGGTGCACGGTGCGGGCAAGGTGGGAGGAGCCAAAGGACAGATGGGTGATGAGTTTGTTAGCTCTGACGGGCGGCTGATGCTACACAGGTACCATCTCGGCTTCATCCTCTGTACTGTAGGGAAGGCCCAGCAGAACATGGCATCGCTTGTCGACAGCTTCGAGAAGGCCCAAAAGGCAGCCAGCCTCAATAGAGACTTACGGAATCTCTACCATTCCCCACTCTCAGCCTCAGCACCATCTAGCTGGCCACAGGCCGTTCTGTGGTACCTTGCCGATCTGGCTCTGGTAAACTCATGGATGCAGTACAGGCAGGATCATGTTCCTCTTCCTGAGCCTCTGAACCTCATGGCATTCAGGCTAGAGGTCTCCAAGGCCTTGATCCTCTCTAGTGGCTCAGACACCCAGGACTCAGCCCCTCCGCACCCCCCTCCTCAGAAATTACACTCACCGGGCACAGCCCCAGATCCTGGCCTGTTACAGGATAGTCCTCTCCCTGACGTGGCCACGCGGTACGACGGTTCGGGCCACTGGCCGGAGCAGCTTGGGGAGGGAGAAGGTGGCAGGTGCCGCTTCGGAGGCTGTGAGCGACTGTCTCGAGTACGATGCCTCAAGTGTTGCGTGTTTCTTTGCATCTCTCATAACCACAACTGCTTCTTGAATTTCCACAGTCAAGAGAGTTTTTGA